The following proteins are encoded in a genomic region of Numenius arquata chromosome 28, bNumArq3.hap1.1, whole genome shotgun sequence:
- the LOC141476170 gene encoding uncharacterized protein gives MEDAAAPLVPLPTACAGDTGKRNGDSVVPADLGSVKEEQKHQEDAPEQEDEPVEPPTSSQQLSPGSHPRGSPLPGDNGREEAPNKCQECGKSFSCRSALVNHHRIHTGERHFSCQDCGRRFNRPSLLAAHRRTHSGEKPYECPDCGKSFHEGSALRQHRKAHTDERPFRCGECGKGFRQRSTLTIHHRLHSGEKPYQCSQCPKSFKSHPELKQHLQSHSGEKPYQCSQCPKSFTYSSGLVQHWRTHTGEKPYDCSQCGRCFRNNSTLVRHQQRHIV, from the exons ATGGAGGACGCTGCTGCGCCTCTCGTCCCGCTCCCCACGGCCTGCGCTGGGGACACCGGGAAGAGGAACGGGGACAGCGTGGTCCCAGCGG atTTGGGGTCAGTCAAGGAGGAGCAGAAACACCAGGAGGATGCTCCTGAGCAGGAGGATGAACCTGTGGAACCCCCAACCTCCAGCCAgcagctgtccccagggtcccATCCCAGGGGATCCCCGCTCCCAGGGGACAACGGGAGGGAAGAGGCACCTAACAAATGCCAGGAATGTGGGAAGAGCTTTAGTTGCCGTTCGGCCTTGGTCAACCACCATCGGATCCACACGGGAGAGCGACACTTCAGCTGCCAGGACTGTGGGCGCCGCTTCAACCGTCCCTCCCTCCTGGCCGCCCACCGCCGGACCCACAGCGGAGAGAAGCCCTACGAGTGCCCAGACTGCGGGAAGAGCTTCCACGAGGGCTCTGCCCTCCGGCAGCACCGGAAAGCGCACACGGACGAGCGGCCGTTCCGCTGTGGGGAGTGCGGGAAGGGCTTCAGGCAGAGATCCACCCTGACCATCCACCACCGCCTCCACTCCGGGGAGAAGCcctaccagtgctcccagtgccccaagAGCTTCAAGAGCCACCCGGAGCTGAAGCAGCATCTCCAGAGCCACAGCGGGGAGAAGCcctaccagtgctcccagtgccccaagAGCTTCACCTACAGCTCGGGACTGGTCCAGCACTGGCGGACCCACACAGGGGAGAAGCCCTACGACTGTTCCCAGTGCGGCC